One part of the Peromyscus eremicus chromosome 18, PerEre_H2_v1, whole genome shotgun sequence genome encodes these proteins:
- the Kera gene encoding keratocan has translation MATSICLTLWVLLIADNVWTQSVRQAYEVQDPEDWDVHDDFYCPRECFCPPSFPTALYCENRGLREIPAIPSRIWYLYLENNQIETIPEKPFENATQLRWINLNKNKITNYGIEKGALSQLKKLLFLFLEDNELDEVPSPLPRSLEQLQLARNKVSRIPQGTFSNLENLTLLDLQHNKLIDNAFQRDTFKGLKNLMQLNMAKNALRNMPPRLPANTMQLFLDNNSIEAIPENYFNVIPKVAFLRLNHNRLSDAGLPSRGFDVSSILDLQLSHNQLTNFPRINANLQHLHLDHNKIKNVNISVICPTTLRAEQDAFIHGPQLSYLRLDGNEIKPPIPIDLVTCFKLLQAFII, from the exons ATGGCAACCTCAATCTGTTTGACGCTTTGGGTGTTACTCATAGCAGATAATGTGTGGACACAGAGTGTGAGACAGGCCTATGAGGTACAGGATCCAGAGGACTGGGATGTGCATGATGATTTTTATTGTCCCAGGGAATGTTTTTGTCCACCTAGTTTCCCTACTGCCTTATACTGTGAGAACAGAGGTCTCAGAGAAATCCCTGCTATTCCTTCAAGGATCTGGTACCTCTACCTGGAAAACAACCAGATAGAAACCATACCCGAGAAACCATTTGAGAACGCTACCCAGCTAAGATGGATCAatttaaacaagaacaaaataaccAACTATGGGATTGAGAAGGGGGCTCTAAGCCAGCTAAAGAaacttcttttcctgtttctagAAGACAATGAGCTAGACGAGGTACCTTCTCCATTGCCAAGAAGTTTGGAACAGTTACAGTTAGCTAGAAACAAGGTCTCCAGAATCCCTCAGGGGACCTTCAGTAATCTGGAAAACCTGACCCTTCTTGACCTACAGCATAACAAACTTATAGATAACGCCTTTCAAAGAGACACCTTCAAGGGACTTAAGAACCTCATGCAGCTAAACATGGCCAAGAATGCCCTGAGGAACATGCCTCCAAGATTACCAGCCAACACCATGCAGCTGTTTCTGGACAACAACTCCATTGAAGCAATACCCGAAAATTATTTCAATGTGATTCCTAAAGTGGCCTTCCTGAGACTTAACCACAACAGACTGTCAGATGCAGGCCTCCCGTCGAGAGGTTTTGATGTGTCGTCAATTCTGGATCTCCAACTGTCTCACAACCAGCTCACAAACTTTCCCCGAATTAACGCTAACCTGCAGCACCTTCACCTTGATcacaacaaaattaaaa ATGTGAACATCTCAGTAATATGTCCCACCACACTGCGTGCAGAACAGGATGCCTTCATTCACGGACCTCAACTGAGCTACCTGCGCCTGGATGGGAATGAAATCAAGCCACCAATCCCAATAGATTTAGTGACATGCTTCAAGCTTCTTCAGGCCTTCATTATATAA